The Actinobacillus suis ATCC 33415 DNA segment GTTCTACGTGTTGGGCTGATACCCGCTGGGCGTAATACTTTACGTAATAAATCTAACATATCGTCAGGAACCGGATAAGTTATCCACGTCTCATCAATAAAGTCTTCTGCTTCCCAAATATCTTTTTGAGCTAAAGGATGATCTTTAGCACAAATGCCAACCATTTCATACGAAAAGAGCGGGCGGTAAATGATCCCTTCCGTTTGTTCTGCCTCTGCAACGACTGCCCAATCTGCACGATGTGTTAATAATAAGCCTACGGTATCCGTGTGGAAACCGGATACGATATCTAATTCGACTAATGGCCAGCTTTGACGGAAAGTATCCATTGCTGGCATTAACCAGTCAAAACAAGTATGGCATTCGACTGCAATTCTTAATTCCCCAACTTCGCCTTGCTTTACTCGTGCAAGATCGAGCTCAGCTTCTGCAACTTTAGGTAAAATTTCATGGGCTAATTTTACTAAACGATCTCCAGCTGGAGTAAAACGTAAAGGTTGTGTTTTACGTTCAAATAATGTGAGCTCATATTGATCTTCTAATAATTTTATTTGATGAGAAAGGGCTGATTGTGTCAAGTGGACACGTTTTGCAGCAAGAGAAACACTGCCGCTTTCTTTTAAAGCGAGTAATGTTTTGAGATGGCGAAGTTCAAGAAAGATGGGTTTCATTTACAATTAATAAAGTCTTCAGAAAATTAAGTAGTAGGATGAGTATAATATAAATTATTGTTTTAAATAAGTAAATTTTTTTCATTATAATTGAAAGATAAATGATTTAATTTATGGAACTAAATAAATTTATATTTGTCTATATAAAGTTTTTTATTATTTGGATGGTGTTTTTTATTATTTTTTTTAGTGGGGAGTTATATTGAATAAATTAAAATAATAATTTACATAACTCTAGATTATTTATTTTAACTTATATATACTTTAATAAATTTCTTTATAAGGATATATTAGGAGTGTATATATGCAAAAAATTTCAAAACTAAGTTTAACTGTATTAACTGGGCTTGTATTAAGCGCTTGTGGAAGTAGTGGCGGCGGTGACAATAATGATTCATCAAATACTGCTGTAAATGTACCGGTAGCTGATAATATGCCTCAGCCAACTACTCCTTCTCAGCCAAACAATCCTTCTAATGATAATAATCGAGGCTATACACCGGTAGTAGGAAATATGCCTTCAAATTCATCAACAGGAACTGTTCTTGTGATATCGAATCAAGACGATGATGTTTTGGAAAAGCGAGTTGAATTACATAATTCAAATACTGAACTCTTAAATGTTGAAGGTACAGAAATTCGCGTTGGCTATAAAAGTTCGGGTATTTATTCGGGTACTTGGTTAAATATGGGACTTTTAAGTGCCTGCTGTGATAAATATAGCGCAGTACGTTTTGGGGTTCTCGATAGGAATGGTCCGGAAGTAGACAGTTATATGTTCTATAATGGTTCTCCAACAGCGTCAATGCCAACTAGCGGCACAGCGACTTATAATGGTCATGCAATTATTGCCGGTAATACAGTGCAATTTGATGAACATGATTGGTTAAAAGGAACGTCACAATTTAACGTTGATTTCGGTGCGAAAAAACTGAATGGTTCTTTAAATATTGATACGCTTGAAGCAGTGAATATTACGGCAGATATTTCTGGTAATAGCTTTGCCGGTGCGGCAAATTCAAATAGTTTCCCAACGAAAGCGAATGTAGAAGGCAAATTCTACGGTGAAAATGCTAAAGAGCTTGGCGGTATGATTAGAGATGTATCTAACATTGGCAGTGATACTTCTTGGGGCGCGGTATTTGGTGCTAGCCAATAATAGCTAATTAAATGTATAAGCGGTCTAATTTTATTCTTTTTTTGCAACAAAAATGCTTTGCAAATAATGAAATAAATTAGGCCGCTTTATTTTTACTGAGTAGTTTTTGCGCAAACCGTTTCTTTGCCGATTTCTTTTTGCCAACAACTCCAATAACTGTAATGATCCGCCCATTGCATATTTTCATCTAAAGAAAAGAAGACGGTTTTCGTTTTATCCGGCTCAGGTATTTTGTCCGGCATTTTTTTACTAATTAGCCCGTATTCCGCACCAGTAATTTCGTATGTTAACTCATAGGCGGAAACATAGAATCGATTATGATTGATGGTAATTTGATCGGTGAAATATTGATTACCATGTACGATTCCTTGTTCAAGCCGTTCCACATCACATTGTACGCTTTTTAATTTCTTCCCTGTTAATGAATATAAGCATTCATCGGCATAAGCGGTATTAAGTGCTAAAAGAGCGCAAAGTCCTAGCCATTTTTTCATTTTTCCTCCCTAAAAAATGTCTTGAGATATGATTAAGCATAACATAAAGGGCATACTTTATGCGTAATCTATAACTTAATTGATTATTAAAAATATTCATAATTAAATTGAAGATTATGAAGTTGCATAATGTTTAAGGTTCTTGCATTATTTTTGACACAGCTTAGCGGATTAATCGCTAAGTTAGCTGAATAACAAACAGATCGCAGGAGTGCAGTATGACAACATTACATATCTTAGGTTTCCCACGTGTAGGGGCAAAACGTGAATTAAAATTTGCGCAGGAACGCTACTGGCGTAAAGAATTAGCCGAACAAGATTTATTAGATCTGGCAAAAGCGTTACGTGAAAAAAATTGGCAGCATCAAGCGCAAGCCGATGCGGATTTTGTCACGGTCGGCGATTTTACGTTTTACG contains these protein-coding regions:
- a CDS encoding Slam-dependent surface lipoprotein; this translates as MQKISKLSLTVLTGLVLSACGSSGGGDNNDSSNTAVNVPVADNMPQPTTPSQPNNPSNDNNRGYTPVVGNMPSNSSTGTVLVISNQDDDVLEKRVELHNSNTELLNVEGTEIRVGYKSSGIYSGTWLNMGLLSACCDKYSAVRFGVLDRNGPEVDSYMFYNGSPTASMPTSGTATYNGHAIIAGNTVQFDEHDWLKGTSQFNVDFGAKKLNGSLNIDTLEAVNITADISGNSFAGAANSNSFPTKANVEGKFYGENAKELGGMIRDVSNIGSDTSWGAVFGASQ
- a CDS encoding LysR family transcriptional regulator; translation: MKPIFLELRHLKTLLALKESGSVSLAAKRVHLTQSALSHQIKLLEDQYELTLFERKTQPLRFTPAGDRLVKLAHEILPKVAEAELDLARVKQGEVGELRIAVECHTCFDWLMPAMDTFRQSWPLVELDIVSGFHTDTVGLLLTHRADWAVVAEAEQTEGIIYRPLFSYEMVGICAKDHPLAQKDIWEAEDFIDETWITYPVPDDMLDLLRKVLRPAGISPTRRTSELTIAIIQLVASKRGIATLPYWAVKPYLDRGYVVAKKITQQGLYSNLYGAYRETDQNYAYLNDFHNTVKSQSFATLPGLMVLED